The stretch of DNA CATCCTCCTCGGCACCTACGCCCTCTCTGCTGGCTACCACGACCGCTACTACAAGAAGGCACAGGACGCCCGCGAGTGGATAAAACAGGACTTCAACCAAGCGTTCGAGGACGTTGACGTGCTCGCGAGCCCGACGATGCCAACGCCGCCGTTCAAACTCGGCGAGAGCCTGTCCGACCCACTTCAGATGTACCTCGCGGACGCGAACACGGTGCCCGTGAACCTCGCAAACCTGCCTGCCATCTCGGTGCCTGCGGGGGAAACCGACGGTCTTCCGGTCGGTCTGCAACTGATTGGCCCGGCGTTCGGCGAGGAGGTCATCATCCGCGCCGGAAGCGCGCTCGCGTAAGCTAACAGAGCTTTTTGTTCATCGCTCACAAACGTGAGCCATGGCTGCCGACACGATGTCTCAGAGTGCGTGGATTGCGATTGGTGCGGGCATTGGTGTCGCACTCGGCGTGGCGATGGACAACATCGGTGCTGGGCTCGCACTCGGGGTCGCAATGGGAGTCGCAATCGGCGTGGCCTACCAACAGCAAAACGAGTAGCCTACCCGTTGTAGGCGAGGTTCATAATCCAGTGACTCAGGGCGTCACTGCGCGCGTCGATGTCTTCTTCACCGATGAACGGCGAGAGCAGGTCGCCCGCCATCAGCAGCGAGAAATCGAGGTCTTTCGGTGCGGGGGTGACGAAGTACGTCGTGTGACCGTTGTAGACGGCTTCCTCCCGGCGGATGAAGTCTTTGGCCAGCAGTGACTCCACGATGCGACTTCCCTTCCGGGAGCTCACATCCAATTTTTTCCAGAAGTCACTCTGGTAAACGCCACCCGTCTCGCGGATGAGTTCGAGTCCTGCCTGCTCGTCCTCGGAGAGTTCAGCCTCCGCTTCTGCCGTACTCATGGATTGAACAAATTGCCCCGAGCAGGTTAAATCTGACCTTCGACGGGTTCGTATTCGGTCGTACACGGCGACCCGGGTGCAAAGTCGTAGGTCCCATCCCCGCCTGCGCCAATCGTGATGAGCGACGACGAGCGCGTTCCGTAGCCGTCTTCGTGAATGCACACCCCGAAATCGTGGTCGGAAATCGCGTCACGCGCCCGGTGGAGCCACGCCTCTGCAGTCTCTGCAGGCGTCGGTTCGAGTGCATCGCGGAGGGCAATCGCGTTCTGTGATTGCTGTTCGCCCGCTTCGGGGAAGCGCGGCGGCTCGAAGAACTCACCGTCTATGCCGACGTTCACCACGACGTGGACGCCGGGGTCGAGATTTCGAATCCGTTTGCGCCCGTCCCATTCAACGAGCAACGCGGCGTTCGCATCCGCGAGCACGAGGTTGAAACCGTCGTACTCGCGTTCGTCCACCTCGCGTTCGACGTATCGGGTCGCGTCCTCTGCGGTTTCGTAGGAAAGCGCATCGCGGACGAGCAAGCCGCGCGACCGCGGCGCGTTGAGTTCGGCTTCTATCCAGCGATTGGTGATGGCGACGAACACGCCGTGTTCGTTGTAGCCAATCCACGTCCCACCGGCTTCGCTGTCGCCGGGGGCGACGATTGTGGGGTCACCGTCTCTGACCTGCGGCGGCGTCGAGGGTCGGTCTACACGTTCGTCACGGTTGGCAGCGACGACGAGCGGCGTGTCGTCGAACACCTGCCACGCGAAGGTGAGCGTACACACAGTCTCTCATAGGTCGCGGGCGCTTCTAAACCCTTGGCGTGGGGGCTATCGAAGCGCCTCGCGCACCTTCTCGCGTTCAACCGTCCCCGACGCCGTCCGGGGCAACGCCGAGGTAAATCCAATCACTCGCGGGCACTTGTAGCCCGCAAGTTTGGCTCTACAGTGGTCGACCAGTTCGTCGCCGGTGACTTTTTCATCATCCTCTGTGACGACGA from Haladaptatus sp. ZSTT2 encodes:
- a CDS encoding helix-turn-helix transcriptional regulator — protein: MSTAEAEAELSEDEQAGLELIRETGGVYQSDFWKKLDVSSRKGSRIVESLLAKDFIRREEAVYNGHTTYFVTPAPKDLDFSLLMAGDLLSPFIGEEDIDARSDALSHWIMNLAYNG
- a CDS encoding NRDE family protein, which produces MCTLTFAWQVFDDTPLVVAANRDERVDRPSTPPQVRDGDPTIVAPGDSEAGGTWIGYNEHGVFVAITNRWIEAELNAPRSRGLLVRDALSYETAEDATRYVEREVDEREYDGFNLVLADANAALLVEWDGRKRIRNLDPGVHVVVNVGIDGEFFEPPRFPEAGEQQSQNAIALRDALEPTPAETAEAWLHRARDAISDHDFGVCIHEDGYGTRSSSLITIGAGGDGTYDFAPGSPCTTEYEPVEGQI